CCAGCTTCCCCATACTGAAGTAtgattgttgatgagaaCATCTTCAGCGTACTTGGATTTGGCCACCTTCTTGGGCGCACCCTTGATCAAACCAGCCTCATCGTACTCAACAAACGTCTCGGATTCGGTGATAGCCATGTTGCGCAAAGCAGCCGGCATAGCCTTCTGATCTCCACCGTACTTCTCGAGCAGTAACTTCTCTCGTTCCGCACGCTTTGCCTCTgcctcctccagctccttcTTTCGATAAAACTCTCCTGCTGTGGGGTTTGCTTGCAGATGCTGGCTTGTGTTACCAGACTTTTCTTGAGCCTCCCAAGCGTATCGCTGAGCATTCTCGAATGCGCCAGCATCGCCTGAGGATCGCATGAAACCCTCTTCCGCGAATGCATCCGCTGCCTTGTCTGCCGTTGCACCTGCATCGACCAGTGATCGCGTTTTCGGATCGTACTTGGCAGATTCTAGATCGAGGTTCAAAAGATACTTGGCTGTGTCCTCTCGTATTCGCAGTTGTCGTGTTGCTGTGCTCTGATGTTTGCTCATATCATTCTCTTCCGCATACTTGTCgccttcttctgtctcttcATCGGCATTTCCGTCCTTGGTGGCCTGCTTGCGTAGCTCCTCCATCTGGTTGAACTCATCGACCACACTGCGATACTCCTTCGCATCGTATCCATTCCAGCGATCGCGCTTGGCGTCCCATCCCATGTTGACATCTTGAATCACCTCATCGGCCTGAATGTCTTTGCCTGTCCATTTCGCACCCTTGGCTCGTGGCCGACTCAGGCAGTCTTTCTTCTTGTGTGTCATGGCGCCGCAGTTTTCGCAAGCACCTTTGCGGTACTTGGTGGCCGCTGGGCCGGCCTTTCTACCTCGATCATACCATTGAGACTTatcgttcttctcttcgcGGCGCTGATGCTGGAGGTAATCATTctcatcgccttcttcgccGGCGTAGAACGGGCGTTTACTGATGAAGGATGGGATGTAGATGTTCTCTTCCTTCAAGGCAGCACCAGCGCCTCCAGGGCCAGTACTTGGGGGCGGTGGTTTTGCGGGTGCAGTAGGCATGGCGAGCAATATACAGCTTTTCCGTCTATTGAAACGTACGACTTTCACACAACGAGATAAAAAATCAGAA
The window above is part of the Fusarium oxysporum f. sp. lycopersici 4287 chromosome 8, whole genome shotgun sequence genome. Proteins encoded here:
- a CDS encoding pre-mRNA-splicing factor SLU7, coding for MPTAPAKPPPPSTGPGGAGAALKEENIYIPSFISKRPFYAGEEGDENDYLQHQRREEKNDKSQWYDRGRKAGPAATKYRKGACENCGAMTHKKKDCLSRPRAKGAKWTGKDIQADEVIQDVNMGWDAKRDRWNGYDAKEYRSVVDEFNQMEELRKQATKDGNADEETEEGDKYAEENDMSKHQSTATRQLRIREDTAKYLLNLDLESAKYDPKTRSLVDAGATADKAADAFAEEGFMRSSGDAGAFENAQRYAWEAQEKSGNTSQHLQANPTAGEFYRKKELEEAEAKRAEREKLLLEKYGGDQKAMPAALRNMAITESETFVEYDEAGLIKGAPKKVAKSKYAEDVLINNHTSVWGSWWSSFKWGYACCHSFIKNSYCTGDDGKLAWEAAERQRTGANLVNDDEEETEEPSKEEAEKNREEEQSRKRTREEMMNGVTEEEMDEYRRKRTVTNDPMAKLLGKDELLS